GCCTGGGGGCCTGGGCCACAAAATTCAGGGAGAGAGCGATGGAGCCTGGGAGGCTGAGACAAAGACAGAGGCACAGACAGAAAGACTGACCAAAGGACGGAGGGGCAGGAAGAACGAGGGATCGAGATGCAGAGCGTGCGTTCTTTGGGGAAGAAAGGCGGGACGTCTAGGGCTGTCTTCCCGCTTCCCGGAGCTCCTGGCAAGCGTTGTCTGGACGCCCTGGCCAGTCTCAGCCCCAGGAGCCCCAGAACTCGAGGGCCCGTGGGACCCCAGGACGTGGGGTCAGGATCGATAAGGTCGGTGGCGGCCGCGGCACCACCAGGCTTACCCTACCTTGCGCGCCCGGCTCTGGCGCGGAGAAAAACGGAGAGGAGCCGGGGGCGCGGGATTCCAGCTCCCGCTAGagcgctcgctcgctcgctcgctcgctggCTGGCTCGGCAGCTCTGCGCTCTCCGCCCGCCCGCTCAACCTGCAGCTTTCAATCgcggcccgccccgcccccggccccggcccgccCTCAGCCCCTCCTCCATTCCAGATCTCCCGCGGCCAACCGGGCCTCCGCCTCCCCCCAGACTCCTCCAACGCTCCCCTCTTCAGGCGCACCGGCCCGGCGCTGTCCGCCGCGTGGTGCTGAATCCTCGGGCCCTCCCACCCTGTGCTGGAGCAGTTGCCTCTTGGCCCCCTCCACCCCAAGTCAGACTGCGTCCCAGAGAGCAGCGGGCATGAGGCACTGGGCTGGGAAGGTCACTGAGCCCCGGGAGGTGCGCACAGTGCTATGGGTTCCCATCTGCGAGAGCGGGAGGGCTGGCCCTAGGGTAGTGGGGTCCACTGGGAGATAGGTAAAGAGGCATGTAGGAGATAGGTGGAGCGTTTAGCCTGCTGCATCCCTGTCCTCACACTGATTCTCCGTATCCATGAACTGCAGTTCCGTCCACAtgccaggcctggggtgggggaatgTGTCTTCAGCCCCAAGTGCGAGCTGGGGCCTGAGTCACTAGAAGGAAgagatggagtgtgtgtgtgtgtgggaggatcAGAGGAGGATGGGacattctcttccttcctgcagaTGACCTTTAAAACCACTACACCCCACACACATCCAGCCCTGacctcccccacacccctccaCTAATCTCCACTCTCTTGTGCAAAGGGCATTAATGGCAAAGAGATACCaatctggggtggggggtggggttgcAGGACCAGGGACTCAGGGTCAACCCTGAGGGACAGGCTGGGGCTGGCAGGGGgatctgggagggagggggctggggaagaggCTCCTGAAACTGGCTGCTGCATAGGAGGGAGCAGGAGCTGGAGCCCGAGCAGAGGGAGGACAGCTCTGAGAAGATGTTCTTGAGTCTTCTTCCCTCCTGCAGCAGAGTGCGGAAGGATACCCCTGGGTAGGGGTGGTGGATAATCTGCATCGCCACACTGAACTGAGGGATTTGGAGAGGGCGGCTGCACCCAGATTTAGCCCCAGAGCCATAACGCACGCACTAACATGTACTAAGGGGCACAGCATCTATAAATGTTCCCCTGGTGCTGCCCTTTCTTCCACAGGTGTCAGTAGAGGTAAGGCTAGCTCAGATGCATGCCAATGAGCACATGCTAATCCCAGGTCCCTCTGGTACACACACCTACATATGGGCTTGGCGTTGGGGGTTCGGGGGCAGGGGGTTGTCACCAAGGAAGGACAGGCGTTTTCCCTGGACACAGAAACTGGACGCTCCACTGCTCTGGAAAAGAGCACAGCTGTACAACAGACCAAGACATCAAACCCAAACAAACTCCATCGCTAATATGAGGCAAGGTGGCAGCAGGATGAGGGTACAGAGCTGTCAGACAAGGCTGGAGAGACAGACATGCTGTCTGCCAGCTCCTGCTGTTCCCACCCTCTCCGCTGTCTCAGAGCAACTGCTCCCTGGGGTAGGTGAGTGATGGCCTGGGCCCCTGGAGCAGAGGGGCTGACAGTAGCAGGGTTCTGAGGTGAGAGGAGCTGCACAGCAGTCCCAGCCCACTCACCAAGGCAGCCTCACAAAAGACATGGGGCTTTATAAACACAGCACAAGCCCAAGTGGCCATTATATGGCCCGCAGCAAGTGAGCTGCACAGTCCCGCGACAGCACATGGACATGCAGTTACACACCCAGctatgcacaaacacacacccagCCTTACATGCAGAGCTGTACATGTGGACACAGCCACACACATAGCagtacacataaacacacaactGCATACACAGACACAGCCGTAATTCATAGCTCTACATGTGGACACACAGCTGTACACATGAACACATATACGTAGCTGTACAGGTGAACATGTCCACACATATATAGCTATACTCATGGACACACAGCTGCAAAGACCTATAGCTTTACATATggacacagaaaaacacacagctttACACATGAACACACCCCGCCAAACACAGTTGTACACAGACACATAACTACACACAGACAGCTGTATATGGACAAAGCCCCCCGAGTGATGCTCCCAGATAGCCAGCCTCACACCCCTATAATTCAACCAAAGTTAGACACTAAGCACAGCAACATGTGCACAGAGTCACATAGCCATCCACACAAGGTACAGCCACCACATGAAAGACCAAAGGCATGCGTGTGTTCGCATGCACACACGCAGATACACAGCCACTGGCAGGCACAGCGGGGATGTCCTCACCGGCTGGACAGATAACAGTGTCAGCACAGGCACACTCTAGCCACAGACACAAAGGCATCCCTTGGAAGCAGACTGAGGCAGGCTGTGAGCTCCCCACTCCTGAGCCCCAGAGGGCACCCCATGCTCAGCTTTCACACCCCTTGTCCTGATCTGCTGCTCTCCAGCAGCCTGGGGGAACCTCTGGGGCTGCTGCAATGGAGGGGCAGCTGTCAAGTGGGGCCAAAGAACAGGGAGTGAAAGGCCTCCAATTCCCTctaccccaccccccccccagggTACCTGGCCAAGTTCTTTCCTCTCCTCAGGTTGGGGGTGCTCCTGCCCACTCTGGGGTCCCCAAGAACCAGAACCATTGTGGAACAAACAAATGCACAGTACAAATCCaggtaaaacaaagaaaagcatttgCTTTATTCTGGGTCCTGGAAGCTCCAATgtgaatctgaaaaaaagatgtAACAGGGGTGGCAGCCGCGGGGGCTCGGTGCCAACGGTCCCGGCTCCTTTGGCTCTGGGAGCTGAGAGGGCAGTGAGGAGAAGGCTTAGCCAGAGCCCCAGGGCAGTAGAAGTCAGGTCCGCTTGAGACCCCTGGCCCCAGCCTGAACCCGGGaggtggaggaagaagaggactgAAGAGGCTGCTCAGTTCCTTAGCAACTGCACCACAGGAAGGTGCAGGCTGTGGGTTACTCCTCGCCCTTCTCAGGGGTACTGGGCTCCCGGGGCCACTTGGCAACCCCAAGGGGTTCAGCCTCAGGGCCGACCCTTGCCTCCCCAAGGGGTCCCTCGCCCTCCAGGTCCAGCTCCTCAAAGGAGGAGCCGCTGGCACCCGACTCGCTGTAGCTGTGCTCACTGCGGGTGTCACCATCATCCCAGCCACGGCTGCTCACCCCAGGGGACAGTGTGGCAGCTGAAGTCTCCCGGCTGCCAGGACCCACCTCCAGGCTTACAGAACTTGTGTCACTCATCGTGTCAGTCCCTGGAGGAAGAGGGAGCACAGGTTAGCCAaggcccccaccccctcctccagggagaggactgaggttctcccaccagcccagcaaCTCAGCATACACAGTGTGCTCATGAATAATAAAGCTGCCCCTGGCTCAAGAGGCTCATTCCAGCTGCCCTCTGCCCTGTCTTGAGCTGCACTGGCAGGGCAGAGGGACAGAGGACAGCCTGCTGTATACTCCTCTCCCTACCCTGAATTAGCCTCAGCTCCCTGCACTCCCACAAAGCCTGCTGCCCCCCAGCACCCAATAGTCCATTAAGGACCATTCAGCCCCAACCTGAGAAGCTGAGGGTAGGACAGAGATTTAAGTAgtgtcccctcctccaccccctatTTCAGGCTTGGAGAGAGGTTTCTCCAAGGCCAGAACACTGCCCATAAGGCCTGAGGACAGGAGAATGGACCAGGAGGCCTGCTCTCCTGTGTCCCTCCCCCATGCAGGGCTCCCCAAGGGGCAGCCATATCCCTGCCTCTGGCCCACACTGAGCCCCAGTTTgaggaggaggctggggcaggagtGGGATGGAGAAGTCCTGAGAAATCCTCGACCAATTACACGGGAGGAGGGTGTTGGGACGAAGCATTTTAAGGACTTTCTTCTTCTATGCCTGGGTCACCCCAGAGAAGTCCTTACCCATCCCCAACCACTAGTGGCTCCTGAGCCACAAAGCAGCAGAAGGGACCATGGGAGAACTCTGCAAGTGGCTGGAGTGCCCTGAGATGTCTCCCAGcctgctcctcccacccccaacacgTCCTCCAGGGCAGGTTCATCTGCCCTGCTCAGGAGCAGCCCCTCAATTCACCTCCTCAGGTCAGAGGCACTGACAGCAGTTGGAGGTAGCAAGGAGGAGCAAAGAGCTCAGGCCTACTGTGCGTAGGAATCCAGATCGAGAAAAGGCGGATATGCTTCCCTTCCTGTgtgagagggaagggggcagctATCAAACATCACAGAAAGTGACGGGTGGGCCAGCTTCCTCAGATCCTGTCTCCATGGTGATTGAGCCCCGAGCCCGGCACAGCTGGGGACTGCTTGGCGTTTCGGACTTGGCCTGGAACTTTCACTGAACCTCAGCTGGAGCCCAGggtgaggggtgggatggggtgggatcTGCTCCCTCAGCCTCCTCGGCCCCAAGATGACCTCTGGGACCTACTGACAGAGGTGAGATGAACCCTGTAAGTGCCAGGTTGCTGGCCCAGGGCCCTCTTCTTGCTGGGGCCTCAGTCATGGCTCCCAGAGTGGAGGTATTCAAGAGTGAGCCAGGACTGCTCCCTGAATTATAGGTggttccctctgaccctggggcAGGACTCCAGCCCCTCTTTCTTGCCTTAAATAATGACTGGTGCCCCAGAGGCTGCAGGCCTGAAAGGAGCAAAGGAGGGGGATAATTTCTCCCTGGCCCCATTAAGTTcaatccacccacccacccaatgGCTCTCTCGGGACCCAGGTATGGGAACCTGCCTGCTTGCCAGCTAgctgcctcctccctctcccagttCCTAGGCTAGGAATGATCAGAGGAAGGAGCCCAGGGGTGCCCCTTCAGGCCAGGGACCAGCATGCTGCATGAGGACAGCCCCTGGGTACATGTGGACACTTCTGGCAAAGGAGTCCAAGGCAGGGAAGTGGCAACCCTCCAGCTCCATCAAGGTCTGCACAGGAGGAAGTCCAGAGTCCTGGGTCTGTGTCCCAGGGCAGAAGAGGCCAGGCAAGGCAGGGTAGCACCTAAATCCCAAAGGCTGCTGAAGCAGAAAATGAAGCTGCCACCTCACCCCAgtccctctctcctccactgcCCAGAGCCAGTGCAAGAAGATCAAATATTCATTGCCTCTCTGGAGCTAAATAATACATCAATGTAATAACAGGCGCAAGGCAGCTAATCACCCCCCTTTCACCTCCCAGCCCAAGcgggggccacagcagggaggCAGACAGGGACAGGCCAAGCCTTGGGCAGACAGGCATCCACCACACACTGCTGCGCAAGTGGCATGCACCTGGCAGGCAGACACCCAGAGTCCGCCCCAGGTGCCAGGGCAGACCCTTTCAGCGGAGAGCAGACCCCTTGCCCCCACTCCAGGGAATGGGTGGGCAGGCTGGTGGGTAGGACAGGCCAAGGAGCCGGGGGCGTGGGAGCTAGGTTGCAGCCAGCTGTAGTGGGTGCCAAGCAGTCCTTCAACACCCTGGCAGGCGGTGTTTGAAAGGGGAGCTGGGtgggggggaaaagaaaaggggtGCAGGCAGCTGAGGGAGGTTGAAATAAGGTCAAGgtgctcccctcctgccctggggACTGCCTTGGCCTGCTGACCTTGTAGTATGTCCTGTGCCCACAGTAGGGGCACTGAAGAGTGTCTGCCAGGCACTACCAGGCCGGTGGAAGCAGTGCCCCATGGAGGTAATTAAGTGGCAGATGAAGTTAACTGTGTTGGACATGGCCCCTAGGGAGTGAAGGCTGCCTCCCAgtacccaccccctgcccccgccaacACATGTCTCTCAGGGTGACCTTGGCTGTTGAAGATTGGATGGACAGAGAGAGTCTCCTAAAGCAGGAGGTGAAGAGGGACAGTcactctcctcccagccctgtaCCACTGCCACAGGTCATGGACCTCCAGAGTCACATGAGGCTCCACCAGCATGGCCAAGCCTTAGACCCTCTAAGACCACTTGGGATGTTACCAGCAGGTCCCCTCGCACCTGGGGACAGCTCAGGGTTACAAGAGGTCACGAAAGGGGGTGGGCTGAGAGCAGGCAAGCAACCTACTGGCCTGGACCTGGGGTAGGAAGGCTGGCTCTGATGGAAGGGGCAGGGTGCTGATCTCCTGGCTCCCCTCTGCATGCTCTCTGGTTCCTCTTTGACtgattcattgatttatttattcttggctgcatcg
This genomic interval from Lagenorhynchus albirostris chromosome 10, mLagAlb1.1, whole genome shotgun sequence contains the following:
- the TEX264 gene encoding testis-expressed protein 264 isoform X4; this encodes MATFPYTTPLSIWLATRRVHPALDAYIKERKLCAHPRLEIYQQDQIYFMCPLARQGDFYVPEVKETERKFRGPAEANDAQVDGTGTDTMSDTSSVSLEVGPGSRETSAATLSPGVSSRGWDDGDTRSEHSYSESGASGSSFEELDLEGEGPLGEARVGPEAEPLGVAKWPREPSTPEKGEE